A stretch of DNA from Odocoileus virginianus isolate 20LAN1187 ecotype Illinois chromosome 7, Ovbor_1.2, whole genome shotgun sequence:
GAGTCTGCAGGGAGGCGTCTTCTTCGCTACATTCTGGGGACAGGCACTGCGTCGGGGGCGAGCAGGCTGGGGCGGCGCCCGGAGGGGCCGGGAGCCCACTGGCCCGCGCGGCGGTTCTCCGCTCCAGGTCCACCGCGGGGCAGAGGGACCACTCGCTCGAGGGGGCGGAGTTTGACAAGGCCGGCGCTGGGGCCCTGGTGCCTGCGGCGGGTGCGTCCACCGTGGCCACCTCGGTCTTAAACACCCTCCGGTGGGCCGATGGAGCCGGCTCCTCAGTGTCCGGGGTCGCCCTGCCCTGCCTGGCTTTCCCGGGCAGCTGGTACTCCAGCTCCTGGGAGGACGACCGAGTGGAGTTCTGCACCCGGGCATCGCGGCAGCTGTGCCGGTCGGGGGTTTTGCAGGGCTCGGCGCAGTTGACTCCGGCGGGCGGCCCCAGCGCGTTCACGTGTTCGTCGGAGTGGAAAACCAAGGCCGTGGTCTTCTGCACCCGGCCGGCACCCCACGGCCGGGCCTCCTCGCCGGGCCCTTCCTGGCTCTTCTCTTTCCCGTCAATTACCAACCCGTTGTTCTGACTTTTAAAGGCCTCCGTGCCTGGGATGCTTTTGAGAGTCCCCTTCTTGCGGTCCAGAGGGAAAGTCTGGTAACACTTCTTGAGGTCGGGCGAGGTCTGCACACCCGTGCTCTTGGTGACGTTGGGTATGGAGCGCCGGGCGGGCACGGTCATGTACTTGCGATAGGCGGCCCTGCAGGACGCGGGCCTGGCCTCCCGCTTTTCACCCTGCGGGCCCGAGGCGAGCTGAGTGTCCCTCTGCTCGTTCTGCGCCTCGCAGATGTCCTTAAAGCGCACCTGCAGGGCTTTATTCCGCTTCTTAATCTGCCGGTTGGGATCCAGGGCATATTTCATCTCCAGGGCCAGACAGGCGGCAGGCTCCACTTCACTGGCGGAGGTCGTGAGTACGCATTTGCTGGGTTCGTTACTGACCATGGTTCCTGCAGGCGGATACAACACAGACCTCGTCAGTGGAACAGAAACCCGCACCAAACCACGGGCAGCGCAGGCTTTGGGCCAGAATGACGGATGCCTGCTCCCGAATTATTTTTAAACAGGTGGGGTCGGCCTTTATGCTAAGGAAAATCAGACAGGCAGAGAATCCCTGGCAGGCACAGTGTGAAATGCTTCTCAGATATTAAAGCTTGCCTCCCTCTCCGTGTGGGATACACTCGTTTTTCCTTTGATAGTAAGGCATGTTTCCCCATTAGACAAACCTGTTTTACTATATTCATCAAGAAGCCCAACGACTCTgcctcttctgattttttttttttttttgcagattgcCATTTTGCACGCACATCTCCACTTCACAGGCAGATGGTTTTTCAAAATGCAACTTACTTGGTTTGggcttttattacttttttgagGGGTACCGATTAATCTATTATTGGAATCTGAGAGAATTGCTGTTTTCTCTTAAAGACTTTGTGGGGATTCTGGCTCCTGATCCAATAAATGTGGAGAGTCCTCCAATGAGGAACTGAACTACCTCTATTTATGTTAGCCATTCTGGATGCTATGTGACAGGGGGCCGGGCTGATTTATGGGAAAACCGTAAAGGGAACAATCTCGGCAGTATGGCTTGCTTCTCATGGGTTAACATCAGCCATAGTGAGGGCATGGGTTTCCCGGTTTCTACAAAGTCTGTGTTAGCAACTCTTTTCTTTGATTCTGTGGAGAGGGGtatttgaaaatacttaaaaaaaaaaaataaattattcattctAGAATCAAGTTTTGTGTTTTGATCACAACCTCTGCAAATGAACACAATGGTGGTTGTTTCAGGatttaaattctgaaagaaaataaaatcacaaggCTTTATGTTAATCATGCAGATTCATCTTGGGCTGAATTATTAAATGCAACTAAAAAGATGCAGGTGGCCAGTGATTGCTCTGGGGGAATACCAGTGGGTAAAATGCCTTCACTTTATTAGGCAGATTCACAGCTGTTTATCACACATGGAAGGACTTTTCTTGCGGGCTGAACTGAAAGCAAGAAAATACAGTTAAGTATGCCGTTTGTGAGTTAGcgttgctttttttcccctccctgtgTTCAAGAAGAAAGCAGACGGGAGGAATCTGGGGTGTGGAGGGCGCTGGTGTCCAAGCAAGGTGCCCAGAGAGGCAGGGTCATTGACAGGAGCCGGTGAGAGCGATTCAAGAACAGGCTCGGGCTGCCATGTCCCAGTCACCACCCAGGGACCCTCACGGACCCTCCCACAGCACTTCCTGAGAAGTGCCATAGGCCCTGTGATCAGGTGACTGCCGCTCTGGGAGTCAGGGGTGTGAGGTCTCCAGGTGCCCTGCTGGTAGGGGAGAGCCGTTCTTAACACCTTCAGTGCCACTCATCCCACTGCAAGCCAAAAACTCGAGTTCAGAGAGGGCATGTCACTTCTTCTtagtcacacagcaagtaagatACATAGGCAGGATCCTGATCTACCTgcgccccccccctccccccgagcCCGTGTAGTTTCTCATACCTCGGGAGTCCAGTGAACAGAGAGGCAGGCACTCCCCTATGGCCCTGAGTTACAACTGCAGGCCAGCAGGGGTGGCGTTTCAGGGAGGAGCCCGGAGCCCTTGGCCAAGAGGGAGTTACAGAtccgcctccccccgcccctgacTCAGAGTCTGGGGACTCGGGTACGTTGACACTGCAGGCCAGCATGGCACTAGCATGGTCCAGAACTTCACTGGTGTTACTGAATGAAAGCCTTAGAGAAAAAGTGCAGTACTTCATCAATTATGCCTTGAACAGTGAGCCAGTAATCACGTTAGAGGACATTAGAAGTAATCCCTGCAGAGCTTGGTTCCAATCACATCAGGTTTCCTGGCCTTAGCACTCTTGGTGTTATGGGCCAGGTGCGTTTTGTTGGGGGGTTCTCCTGTGCCTTGTAAAATATGTGTTAGCATCTTGGCTTCTCTCCTCTCGATATCAGTAGCACCCCCACTCTAAAGTGACAGCCAGAATGGTCTCCAGACGAGTAGCCCTGGGGGTGCCTAGCTGACTCCTATCGAAAACCACTGCATCAGACCTTTAACCTTGGGTGGCTAGAGTGTGTCCTGAAGGCAGGGGTGGAAAGCCACGTGAGAGACCAGGAAGGCATCACAATGTCCCACCTCCCCAGGAGGCATGCAGAGTGCCAGCTCTGAGGCTCTACTCTGCAAAAGATGTAGCTCAGAGCTCAGCCAACACGGAGGTGAGTCCTCATCCCATGGCAACTGTGTGTCCTCTGACAAAAGAATTGATCTGAAACAGTCACATCTGGGGGAGTCGAGTAAGACAGAGAACAAGCCTTCTTTCATCTTCGGCGCTCTACTGGGCACTGGGGGTATTTGGAGATGTCTGTCATTTGAAACTTGAAAAATGAGGCAGTTTTGGAAAGACGGAAAAGGCAGAGATACAGACTGAAGAAGATCATGGGTGACGGGGACAGAGCATGCCTGATGAGggtagattatatatatatgtagttgaGAGACACTTATTCCATGAGGCTAAAAAGATGCACGCAGAGGCCTTCTgtgagggagagggtgggggccTTGGGGATAATGAGGAAATGGAACCTTAACCCTCACTCTTAGCTTGCATTCCTGCTCTAAAGTCTCAGTTGTCCAGTTGTGTCAGAATGTATTGTGCCGTCATCCTGCAGAAGACCTTCATACTAGGGAGAATTTGAAAGAGAGAGCATTTTTACAAAAAGCAATTTACTAGTAATTTTTCAGCCTTTTCCCTGCCACGACTAAAAAATGTGTGTCTGAATAAGTTTGTCCTACCATGCTATTCATCATCACGATTTGCCAAGAACtgcactgaaataatttttttacatcAGTCTGCTGGTTTGGAAAGATATTCTGGTCTTGGACCCAACCATCAAACTAATAAAACAAATCAGAAGAATTAATTGCCAgt
This window harbors:
- the INSYN2A gene encoding inhibitory synaptic factor 2A isoform X2 — translated: MVSNEPSKCVLTTSASEVEPAACLALEMKYALDPNRQIKKRNKALQVRFKDICEAQNEQRDTQLASGPQGEKREARPASCRAAYRKYMTVPARRSIPNVTKSTGVQTSPDLKKCYQTFPLDRKKGTLKSIPGTEAFKSQNNGLVIDGKEKSQEGPGEEARPWGAGRVQKTTALVFHSDEHVNALGPPAGVNCAEPCKTPDRHSCRDARVQNSTRSSSQELEYQLPGKARQGRATPDTEEPAPSAHRRVFKTEVATVDAPAAGTRAPAPALSNSAPSSEWSLCPAVDLERRTAARASGLPAPPGAAPACSPPTQCLSPECSEEDASLQTQAPSGQERQPCPPALAVDEECRQIVPHTEVVDLKAQLQMMENLISSSQETIKVLLGVIQELEKGEAQREGVELDFKQQEDKLQPVLRKLHPFEETQVAPSPYTQETYSSTPKQKSKTESKKHGRWKLWFL
- the INSYN2A gene encoding inhibitory synaptic factor 2A isoform X1; amino-acid sequence: MVSNEPSKCVLTTSASEVEPAACLALEMKYALDPNRQIKKRNKALQVRFKDICEAQNEQRDTQLASGPQGEKREARPASCRAAYRKYMTVPARRSIPNVTKSTGVQTSPDLKKCYQTFPLDRKKGTLKSIPGTEAFKSQNNGLVIDGKEKSQEGPGEEARPWGAGRVQKTTALVFHSDEHVNALGPPAGVNCAEPCKTPDRHSCRDARVQNSTRSSSQELEYQLPGKARQGRATPDTEEPAPSAHRRVFKTEVATVDAPAAGTRAPAPALSNSAPSSEWSLCPAVDLERRTAARASGLPAPPGAAPACSPPTQCLSPECSEEDASLQTQAPSGQERQPCPPALAVDEECRQIVPHTEVVDLKAQLQMMENLISSSQETIKVLLGVIQELEKGEAQREGLSYRTGQDTANCDTCRNSACIIYSVELDFKQQEDKLQPVLRKLHPFEETQVAPSPYTQETYSSTPKQKSKTESKKHGRWKLWFL